From Musa acuminata AAA Group cultivar baxijiao chromosome BXJ3-8, Cavendish_Baxijiao_AAA, whole genome shotgun sequence, one genomic window encodes:
- the LOC103993263 gene encoding tetraspanin-10-like isoform X2, which produces MSTGTSTFVIRWINFFSMILAIAVICFGIWMSIHHDECRKSLTLPVMGLGALILLVSLIGFLGAWKNVAVLLWVYLVMLCLILIAIMVFTVLAFIITNSGSGHSVAGLRYKEYHLQDYSSWFFKQLNNTKNWRHLKSCLVKSEDCNSLPKKYKTLKEYKLAQLSPIEAGCCRPPSECGYPAVNASYYDLTYHPVSTNKDCKLYKNSRSIKCYDCDSCKAGVAQYMKTEWRVVAIFNLILFVVLLIRPLHVVIQKGRHRKEETEMWIVMTI; this is translated from the exons ATGAGCACGGGAACGAGCACCTTCGTCATCAGGTGGATCAACTTTTTCTCCATG ATACTAGCAATAGCAGTTATTTGCTTTGGAATATGGATGAGCATCCACCATGACGAGTGCCGAAAGTCCTTGACCCTCCCTGTCATGGGTCTCGGTGCATTGATTCTTTTAGT ATCCTTGATAGGTTTCCTGGGTGCTTGGAAAAATGTTGCAGTTCTGCTGTGGGTG TATCTTGTCATGTTGTGCTTGATTTTGATTGCAATTATGGTCTTCACCGTGCTGGC GTTCATCATAACAAATAGTGGTTCAGGTCATTCTGTAGCTGGTCTGAG GTACAAGGAGTATCATCTTCAAGATTATAGTTCTTGGTTCTTCAAGCAG CTCAACAATACCAAAAACTGGAGACACTTGAAAAGTTGCCTTGTCAAGTCTGAGGATTGCAATAGTTTGCCAAAAAAATACAAG ACTCTGAAGGAGTATAAACTGGCACAACTTAGCCCCATCGAGGCTGGCTGCTGTAGGCCACCATCAGA GTGTGGATATCCTGCCGTAAACGCCTCCTATTACGACCTGACCTATCATCCTGTTAGCACAAACAAGGACTGCAAACTTTATAAAAATTCAAGAAGTATCAAGTGTTATGACTGTGACTCTTGCAA GGCTGGAGTTGCTCAATACATGAAGACAGAATGGAGAGTGGTTGCAATTTTTAACCTGATTCTTTTTGTTGTATTG TTGATCAGGCCATTGCATGTAGTCATCCAGAAGGGCCGACATCGCAAAGAAGAAACTGAGATGTGGATTGTGATGACTATTTGA
- the LOC103993263 gene encoding tetraspanin-10-like isoform X3 yields the protein MSTGTSTFVIRWINFFSMILAIAVICFGIWMSIHHDECRKSLTLPVMGLGALILLVSLIGFLGAWKNVAVLLWVYLVMLCLILIAIMVFTVLAFIITNSGSGHSVAGLRYKEYHLQDYSSWFFKQLNNTKNWRHLKSCLVKSEDCNSLPKKYKTLKEYKLAQLSPIEAGCCRPPSECGYPAVNASYYDLTYHPVSTNKDCKLYKNSRSIKCYDCDSCKAGVAQYMKTEWRVVAIFNLILFVVLSIVYFVGCCARRNVSRSHSVKARGR from the exons ATGAGCACGGGAACGAGCACCTTCGTCATCAGGTGGATCAACTTTTTCTCCATG ATACTAGCAATAGCAGTTATTTGCTTTGGAATATGGATGAGCATCCACCATGACGAGTGCCGAAAGTCCTTGACCCTCCCTGTCATGGGTCTCGGTGCATTGATTCTTTTAGT ATCCTTGATAGGTTTCCTGGGTGCTTGGAAAAATGTTGCAGTTCTGCTGTGGGTG TATCTTGTCATGTTGTGCTTGATTTTGATTGCAATTATGGTCTTCACCGTGCTGGC GTTCATCATAACAAATAGTGGTTCAGGTCATTCTGTAGCTGGTCTGAG GTACAAGGAGTATCATCTTCAAGATTATAGTTCTTGGTTCTTCAAGCAG CTCAACAATACCAAAAACTGGAGACACTTGAAAAGTTGCCTTGTCAAGTCTGAGGATTGCAATAGTTTGCCAAAAAAATACAAG ACTCTGAAGGAGTATAAACTGGCACAACTTAGCCCCATCGAGGCTGGCTGCTGTAGGCCACCATCAGA GTGTGGATATCCTGCCGTAAACGCCTCCTATTACGACCTGACCTATCATCCTGTTAGCACAAACAAGGACTGCAAACTTTATAAAAATTCAAGAAGTATCAAGTGTTATGACTGTGACTCTTGCAA GGCTGGAGTTGCTCAATACATGAAGACAGAATGGAGAGTGGTTGCAATTTTTAACCTGATTCTTTTTGTTGTATTG TCTATTGTGTACTTTGTTGGTTGCTGTGCGAGAAGGAATGTCTCAAGAAGTCACTCAGTGAAAGCAAGAGGCCGATGA
- the LOC135645109 gene encoding transcription factor LAF1-like has product MGCRTCGRPEVKHRRGLWSPEEDQKLREYILKHGHGCWSSVPAKAGLQRDGKSCRLRWINYLRPGLKRGSFSPDEQETVMKLHAALGNKWSLIATHLPGRTDNEVKNHWNSYLKKKAVEIDGSTSSCSSTSFTASSSQSSMIESRVPENLNNEVPFPASSEDGYSSLFVSQLTSHGCSSFGTPQPPVAKVIFADWLPADHANDHISSCFLEEHHQLCQETLQPKSSQAALYEDWRYLSGHSLSHSDISGVETLQVDETSQSEMEKRWATHQILFPWFD; this is encoded by the exons ATGGGGTGCAGGACATGTGGAAGGCCAGAGGTGAAACATAGGAGGGGATTGTGGTCGCCGGAAGAGGACCAGAAGCTGAGGGAGTACATCCTTAAGCATGGCCATGGTTGCTGGAGCTCGGTTCCAGCCAAAGCTG GGCTGCAACGAGATGGGAAGAGCTGCAGATTGAGGTGGATCAATTACCTGAGGCCAGGACTGAAGCGTGGTAGCTTCTCTCCCGACGAGCAGGAGACAGTCATGAAGCTTCATGCTGCGTTGGGCAACAA GTGGTCTCTGATCGCAACGCATCTTCCTGGGAGGACAGACAACGAGGTGAAGAACCACTGGAACTCCTACCTGAAGAAGAAAGCCGTCGAGATCGATGGATCGACGTCGTCTTGTTCCTCCACATCTTTCACGGCATCAAGTTCTCAATCCTCCATGATCGAATCACGTGTCCCTGAAAACCTCAACAACGAAGTCCCATTTCCGGCCTCTTCAGAGGATGGGTACTCATCCTTGTTCGTTTCACAGCTCACCAGCCATGGCTGCTCATCTTTTGGGACTCCACAACCTCCCGTCGCCAAGGTCATATTTGCTGACTGGTTACCAGCAGACCATGCAAATGACCACATCTCATCATGTTTCCTCGAGGAACACCACCAATTGTGCCAGGAGACACTCCAGCCTAAATCCTCTCAAGCTGCCTTATATGAAGATTGGAGATATCTCAGTGGCCACAGCTTGTCACATTCAGATATCTCAGGTGTCGAAACCTTGCAGGTGGATGAAACATCACAATCTGAGATGGAGAAACGATGGGCAACTCATCAGATCCTCTTTCCTTGGTTCGATTGA
- the LOC103993263 gene encoding tetraspanin-10-like isoform X1: MSTGTSTFVIRWINFFSMILAIAVICFGIWMSIHHDECRKSLTLPVMGLGALILLVSLIGFLGAWKNVAVLLWVYLVMLCLILIAIMVFTVLAFIITNSGSGHSVAGLRYKEYHLQDYSSWFFKQLNNTKNWRHLKSCLVKSEDCNSLPKKYKTLKEYKLAQLSPIEAGCCRPPSECGYPAVNASYYDLTYHPVSTNKDCKLYKNSRSIKCYDCDSCKAGVAQYMKTEWRVVAIFNLILFVVLECLKKSLSESKRPMIFHIVHPVGKIVH, encoded by the exons ATGAGCACGGGAACGAGCACCTTCGTCATCAGGTGGATCAACTTTTTCTCCATG ATACTAGCAATAGCAGTTATTTGCTTTGGAATATGGATGAGCATCCACCATGACGAGTGCCGAAAGTCCTTGACCCTCCCTGTCATGGGTCTCGGTGCATTGATTCTTTTAGT ATCCTTGATAGGTTTCCTGGGTGCTTGGAAAAATGTTGCAGTTCTGCTGTGGGTG TATCTTGTCATGTTGTGCTTGATTTTGATTGCAATTATGGTCTTCACCGTGCTGGC GTTCATCATAACAAATAGTGGTTCAGGTCATTCTGTAGCTGGTCTGAG GTACAAGGAGTATCATCTTCAAGATTATAGTTCTTGGTTCTTCAAGCAG CTCAACAATACCAAAAACTGGAGACACTTGAAAAGTTGCCTTGTCAAGTCTGAGGATTGCAATAGTTTGCCAAAAAAATACAAG ACTCTGAAGGAGTATAAACTGGCACAACTTAGCCCCATCGAGGCTGGCTGCTGTAGGCCACCATCAGA GTGTGGATATCCTGCCGTAAACGCCTCCTATTACGACCTGACCTATCATCCTGTTAGCACAAACAAGGACTGCAAACTTTATAAAAATTCAAGAAGTATCAAGTGTTATGACTGTGACTCTTGCAA GGCTGGAGTTGCTCAATACATGAAGACAGAATGGAGAGTGGTTGCAATTTTTAACCTGATTCTTTTTGTTGTATTG GAATGTCTCAAGAAGTCACTCAGTGAAAGCAAGAGGCCGATGATCTTTCACATTGTTCACCCTGTGGGGAAGATAGTTCACTAG